ACCGACTGAGGGTTTCAACAAGACCGACACATATTAGTTGTTTGTGTTTGGTGAAGCGGTGGGGAGGGAGACTACTTCGTCGAGATCACGTCCCCACTCCAGCGAACCGGAGTCTGCGTCGACCGATTTCAACCGCCCACGAACGTCGATTGTGAACAGGCGGCCCTCGACCACTCTCGGAGATCCGACGAGGGCGTCCGCGCCCGCTGATTGCCATAGAGTGCGCCCGTCGTCTGTCGCCACTACAGTGAGCCC
The Halorussus salilacus genome window above contains:
- a CDS encoding outer membrane protein assembly factor BamB family protein — its product is MHLTAPTVHGNLLSVGTSNIDSTGSVLGFHEDGRIAYRHELPREVKWKPASRDGEIYVAGLDGGLTVVATDDGRTLWQSAGADALVGSPRVVEGRLFTIDVRGRLKSVDADSGSLEWGRDLDEVVSLPTASPNTNN